From a single Candidatus Thorarchaeota archaeon genomic region:
- a CDS encoding cation-transporting P-type ATPase: MSKQEATTHASPSVHFPSMQIDEVLKTLSVDPERGLSHNEVKSRLERYGPNTIPKAKGSFWKVYLAPILNWLITIYLISSFALLIIAWLVPSTDNRIGQAMLWLSVVIVNCLVAIFQQFRAQKKLEALEKLSAGESRVVREGSDVQVDPVEIVPGDIIKLEQGDRIPADARILVSTNFATNEASLTGESVPVAKHADAVVSPDAPLTDMRNMVFLGTYVATGVARAVVTTTGRDTEIGKIQGSLESLNTGDIPLRKKVNLLAKYLGIAAIILLFVSISWRIFVTPIIEQFPISFAVDIIAAHVTEGITRAMTIMPINIPLLTTIVLLTGVLAMAKHGVIIRDLSAVESLGRVSVICSDKTGTMTRNQMTVKYCWDTENLYAVTGDGYEPRGEIYRVRNPDMPDRYNSEDKVLVSDVYGWKGLYTLIVCGGINNDSEIIQRPVSKDETVWTPVGDPTDAALLALFRKSGLDEAQIRKQYEIVLEFPFESELKRMSKVCRNNGNYTIFTKGATEVLLPLCRSVHSPSGPKPLTPAEHDRINRLAQGFAEQGYRVISLAYREATSLPTGSDARSATERDLIYVGFTCIVDPPRDGVREAVDACHSAGIDVVMITGDAAATARTIAKDLNIMGPDSLVVEGNQIADLSDAEFARVNVFARVNPEHKQVIVERYQAQGKVVSMTGDGVNDALALAMSDAGVAMGITGTDVAKEAADLIITDDSFASIVTGVKEGRGLFTKIRMMVYFYIAINLFESIIFFGAMFFLPSTVQMLAPWQSLYLIVTTHSFPGLALVFDKTSPHVMDEEPRDSEEIITGPLARYMILNVILMAFGAAMAYFLTYTGWLGIVDIYPENGTGFYSIVNRPMKATVMMLTVLLLLESTIVLIIRRINMPLSKSLREPGTYRFAILLGLIYIAHLGLMYLYPAQEILDSVGLRFFFVPLTWYDWLICILLALPAIVGMELYKRMLRRNNVTL; this comes from the coding sequence TTGTCGAAGCAAGAAGCCACTACTCATGCATCACCCAGTGTTCACTTTCCCTCTATGCAAATTGATGAAGTCTTGAAGACGCTCTCTGTTGACCCTGAGCGAGGTCTCTCACATAATGAGGTCAAGTCTCGTCTAGAGCGATACGGCCCTAACACTATCCCAAAGGCGAAAGGCAGTTTTTGGAAGGTATACCTTGCGCCAATCCTCAACTGGCTGATTACAATCTATCTGATTAGCTCCTTTGCACTGCTCATTATTGCATGGTTGGTTCCTTCGACTGATAACCGGATTGGGCAGGCAATGCTCTGGTTGTCAGTTGTGATTGTTAACTGTCTGGTGGCTATCTTCCAGCAATTCAGGGCGCAAAAGAAACTAGAGGCATTAGAGAAGCTATCTGCTGGGGAGTCTCGTGTCGTACGAGAGGGGTCAGATGTACAAGTCGATCCTGTTGAGATTGTCCCTGGGGATATTATCAAACTTGAGCAGGGCGATCGAATCCCTGCTGATGCTCGAATACTTGTCAGTACAAATTTTGCTACAAACGAGGCATCTTTGACAGGAGAGAGCGTGCCTGTAGCCAAACATGCTGATGCAGTAGTATCGCCTGATGCACCTCTGACCGATATGCGTAACATGGTCTTCTTGGGCACATATGTTGCTACTGGTGTTGCAAGAGCAGTTGTGACGACCACTGGGCGTGATACCGAAATTGGTAAGATCCAAGGTTCATTAGAGTCTCTCAATACTGGTGATATTCCCCTCCGTAAAAAGGTCAATCTGTTGGCCAAATACCTAGGCATTGCTGCGATTATTCTTCTCTTCGTTTCAATCTCTTGGCGAATCTTTGTCACTCCGATTATCGAGCAGTTTCCAATCTCATTTGCAGTGGACATAATTGCTGCTCATGTCACTGAAGGAATCACTCGTGCAATGACCATTATGCCCATCAATATCCCCTTGCTCACTACCATTGTGCTCCTCACTGGGGTTCTAGCAATGGCCAAACATGGGGTCATCATCCGCGACCTATCAGCCGTTGAGAGTCTGGGTCGAGTCAGTGTGATCTGTTCTGACAAGACCGGGACCATGACACGGAACCAAATGACGGTCAAATATTGCTGGGACACAGAGAATCTCTATGCAGTCACTGGGGACGGATATGAACCGCGCGGAGAGATTTATCGCGTACGCAATCCGGACATGCCTGACCGATACAATTCGGAGGATAAGGTACTTGTCAGTGATGTATACGGATGGAAAGGACTCTATACCCTTATTGTCTGTGGCGGGATTAATAATGACTCCGAGATTATTCAGCGACCCGTTTCAAAGGATGAGACCGTGTGGACCCCTGTCGGAGATCCCACTGATGCAGCATTGCTGGCCCTGTTCAGAAAGAGTGGTCTAGATGAGGCTCAGATTCGTAAACAGTACGAGATCGTCTTGGAGTTCCCGTTCGAATCAGAATTGAAACGGATGTCCAAAGTGTGTCGTAATAATGGCAACTATACGATCTTTACAAAGGGCGCAACAGAAGTCCTTCTCCCGCTCTGTCGATCAGTACACAGCCCCTCTGGCCCCAAGCCTCTTACTCCCGCAGAACATGACCGAATCAATCGACTTGCTCAGGGTTTTGCTGAGCAGGGTTATCGTGTCATTTCTCTTGCTTATCGGGAAGCAACCTCGTTACCTACAGGATCTGATGCTCGATCCGCAACGGAACGCGACCTCATCTATGTTGGTTTCACCTGTATTGTGGACCCACCGCGAGATGGGGTTCGTGAGGCAGTCGATGCCTGCCACAGTGCAGGAATTGATGTTGTAATGATTACTGGTGATGCTGCAGCCACTGCAAGGACGATTGCGAAAGACCTGAACATCATGGGTCCGGACTCGCTTGTTGTTGAGGGTAATCAGATAGCTGATCTATCTGACGCAGAGTTTGCCCGTGTCAACGTATTCGCCCGTGTCAATCCCGAGCACAAGCAGGTGATCGTTGAACGCTATCAGGCGCAAGGCAAAGTTGTTTCGATGACTGGTGATGGTGTCAACGATGCGCTCGCTCTTGCAATGAGTGATGCAGGTGTTGCAATGGGTATTACTGGCACTGATGTTGCAAAAGAAGCAGCTGACCTTATAATAACCGATGACAGTTTTGCATCAATTGTCACTGGTGTAAAAGAGGGTCGTGGGCTCTTTACGAAGATCCGCATGATGGTGTACTTCTATATTGCTATCAACCTGTTTGAGAGCATTATCTTTTTTGGGGCGATGTTTTTCTTACCGAGTACTGTCCAGATGTTGGCACCTTGGCAAAGCCTTTACTTGATAGTCACAACGCATTCTTTCCCGGGTCTTGCTTTAGTGTTCGATAAGACCTCCCCACATGTAATGGACGAAGAGCCTCGTGATAGCGAGGAGATCATCACAGGACCTCTTGCTCGATACATGATCCTAAATGTAATCCTTATGGCCTTTGGAGCAGCGATGGCCTACTTCCTCACTTATACTGGCTGGCTTGGCATTGTGGACATCTATCCTGAGAATGGGACTGGCTTCTACTCGATAGTCAATCGTCCAATGAAGGCAACAGTAATGATGCTCACTGTGCTTCTTCTACTGGAGAGCACTATCGTACTGATCATTCGGAGGATTAACATGCCTCTGAGCAAATCACTACGGGAGCCTGGGACATACAGGTTTGCCATCCTCCTTGGCCTGATCTATATCGCGCACCTTGGCCTGATGTATCTATATCCCGCACAGGAGATTCTTGACTCGGTCGGTCTCAGATTCTTCTTTGTGCCGTTGACATGGTACGACTGGCTCATCTGCATACTGCTGGCACTGCCTGCAATTGTTGGTATGGAGCTTTACAAACGCATGTTGAGACGTAACAATGTAACGCTGTGA